The genome window TAAAATTATATATTTTGTTCATTTACAACAAAGAAAATAAGGAGTAAGATAAAGCTGTAAGCGCTTACATATAGAAGGATAGTTAAAAGACGATGAATATACAGGATATTGCCAAACAAGCAGGAACTTCGATTGCCACGGTGTCCAGAGCAATGAATAATTCCGGTTATGTCAAATCGGAAACAAAACAAAAAATATTAAAAATCGTGGCCGAAAATAATTTTGTGCCCAGTGCCATTGCCAGAAGCCTGAGCCGCAGTCAAACGGGAAATATCGGCGTGATTGTGCCGGATATTGAAAATCCGTTTTTTTCCAAGATTATTGTGGCTTTGGCTGAAGAAATTCAGGGCAGCGGTTATCATTTGCTGTTCTTGACCAGTGATGAACAGCGGGAGAAAGAGCATCGCCTGATTAACCTGATTGAACAGCAGCGGGTCAGCGGTTTGGTTATGGCGCCGGTAGCGGAGGATGATGAAATCAGCCGTCAGCTTTTGATTCAGCTGGAGAAAAAGAATATTCCGGTGGTGCTGGTTGACCGTGATTTACTGGGCGGCAATTTAGATGGCGTTTTTATGGATAATCTGCTCGGTGCTTATGCCGGAGTGGAGGCCTTGATTCAGGCCGGACATCAAAAAATCGGTATTATTACCGGCCCGATCAGTTCTAAGCCGGGCAAGGAACGGCTGGACGGCTACACTAAGGCCGTGCGGGATCATAGACTGGAGTATCGGCCGGATTATGTGGTCAAAGGCGATTTTAAGATCCAAAGCGGTTATGAGGGGGCAAAGCAGCTGTTAAGCCTGCCCGTGCCGCCGACAGCTATTTTTACCTCAAATAATTTAATGACCTTGGGGTGCCTGAATTATTTAAACGAAGCCGGACTGCAGATCGGACAGCAGATTTCGCTGGTGGGCTTTGATGAGATTGAGGTCTTAAAACTGATTGGCTATCCGTTGTCGATTATTGACCGGGACGTTAATTTGCAGGGAAAGCTGGTCATGGATATTTTACTGGAGAAAATGGCGGCGCTGCGGGAAGAAAAAGCTCTGACCGAGCGTGAGGTAAAAAGGCTGACCATTCCCTATCAGCTGATTTTACGGGGGTCGGAAAAAATAGGCTTAAAAAATTAAATTATGGGCTATGCCGTGCAGAAAACGGAATGAATAAAAAAGAAGAAACCAAGAAAGTATTTTAATTAAATATGGAAACGCTTACATATTTTGAATGAAGAGGAAATCAGGAGGAGGAAAGACAGTGAATGGTAAAATCTTAGTTTTTGGCAGTTATGTCGCGGATTTA of Lachnospiraceae bacterium oral taxon 500 contains these proteins:
- a CDS encoding LacI family transcriptional regulator, yielding MNIQDIAKQAGTSIATVSRAMNNSGYVKSETKQKILKIVAENNFVPSAIARSLSRSQTGNIGVIVPDIENPFFSKIIVALAEEIQGSGYHLLFLTSDEQREKEHRLINLIEQQRVSGLVMAPVAEDDEISRQLLIQLEKKNIPVVLVDRDLLGGNLDGVFMDNLLGAYAGVEALIQAGHQKIGIITGPISSKPGKERLDGYTKAVRDHRLEYRPDYVVKGDFKIQSGYEGAKQLLSLPVPPTAIFTSNNLMTLGCLNYLNEAGLQIGQQISLVGFDEIEVLKLIGYPLSIIDRDVNLQGKLVMDILLEKMAALREEKALTEREVKRLTIPYQLILRGSEKIGLKN